The genomic stretch ACCATGATTGATGATGGTAGCGGCAAAGACACCCAGGATGATGGGAATAGGCTTGCGATATCGCGCGGCCAATACCAGGGACAGGAGTTGAGTCTTGTCGCCAATTTCGGCAAGGCCGACCACGCTGGTCGAAATAAGGAAGGATTGCATGGGTTGTTGTACCCGGGCCGCGCTGAAAGCACGCGATGACGCGCATTCCGGCGACCCGGTTAGGTCGGAATGCGTGTCATCGGTCTTGCCAGGCACTTAGCTGCGCACGCCATAGCGGGTCTCTCGACTCGCCAAGTATGTTGACATGCGCCCTCGAACATGGCGTTCGAGGCGGCTACTCCCCAATGAGCAGGCGCGATTTTACCGCGCCGTGCACTACCGAAGCAAGTCGCCGCGCCGCAAACGCGTGGCGGATCGGCGACTTGGCTGCCATGGTTCAGGCCGACGCGTGTGAAGCTTGCACTTCAACGGTGACATGTGACAGCCCCCTGAAGCGCTCGAGCACTGCGTGATAGAAGCGCGAGTCTCGCTGAGCTTCGCTCGTTGCCACGGACACCACGGCACTCATGTGACCCGGACCCACCCGCCATACATGCAGATCGACGACCTTGTCGCCACGGTCCTCGATAGCGTTTCGCACGTTCTCCGCCATGCGCCGGTCGGGATTCATGTCGAGCAGGATGGCACCCGTATCTCGCATCAAGCCGTACGACCAGTTTGCAATCACCAGCGCGCCGATGACACCCGCGAGCGGGTCCATCCAGAGCCAGCCAAATGCGCGTGCCAGTAAGAGACCGATGATAGCCAGCACGGAGACCGCCGCATCCGCCATCACGTGGATGTAGGCCGACCGGATGTTGTGGTCGCGGGTTGCTGCTTCATGCGCGTCGTGGCCGTGCTCATGCTCTTCGAACTCGACTTCGTGCTCGCCGTCCGGCATCCGCACGATGGCCTTGAAGGCGTGCGGCTCAGGAATGTCTTGCTTCGATTCCAGATAGCCGCCACGGTCCGCCAGTGCGAATACCTGTTGCGTCCCATCGGGTCGTACCGTCGTAATGGACACCGTCGAGGTGTCCAGTCGCGAACCGTCCGTCGCCGGTGCAATGCGGAAAACGGGTGGCACCCCATCCTCGAAGATGGAAACGGCAAACACACCGGACGGCGCGAAAATCTTCTGCACTTCGTCCTCATGGTCATGG from Paraburkholderia phytofirmans OLGA172 encodes the following:
- the dmeF gene encoding CDF family Co(II)/Ni(II) efflux transporter DmeF, whose amino-acid sequence is MSDFKNAAFGAGHDHIFLGAGHETNERKTWAVIALCSAMMLVEIVGGSMFGSLALVADGLHMSTHAGAMLIAALAYTYARRHATDSRFVFGTGKLGDLAGFTSAIVLAMIAVLIGYEAVSRFLSPIPIHFGEAIPIAVIGLLVNLASVWLLSGGDHGHSHGHSHGHGHGHGHGHGHGHGHGHDDHDHEDEVQKIFAPSGVFAVSIFEDGVPPVFRIAPATDGSRLDTSTVSITTVRPDGTQQVFALADRGGYLESKQDIPEPHAFKAIVRMPDGEHEVEFEEHEHGHDAHEAATRDHNIRSAYIHVMADAAVSVLAIIGLLLARAFGWLWMDPLAGVIGALVIANWSYGLMRDTGAILLDMNPDRRMAENVRNAIEDRGDKVVDLHVWRVGPGHMSAVVSVATSEAQRDSRFYHAVLERFRGLSHVTVEVQASHASA